From the genome of Homo sapiens chromosome 11 genomic scaffold, GRCh38.p14 alternate locus group ALT_REF_LOCI_1 HSCHR11_1_CTG8, one region includes:
- the SCT gene encoding secretin preproprotein, with protein sequence MAPRPLLLLLLLLGGSAARPAPPRARRHSDGTFTSELSRLREGARLQRLLQGLVGKRSEQDAENSMAWTRLSAGLLCPSGSNMPILQAWMPLDGTWSPWLPPGPMVSEPAGAAAEGTLRPR encoded by the exons ATGGCCCCCCGgcccctcctgctgctgctgctgctcctcggGGGCTCCGCCGCGCGCCCCGCGCCCCCCAG GGCCCGGCGACACTCAGACGGGACGTTCACCAGCGAGCTCAGCCGCCTGCGGGAGGGCGCGCGGCTCCAGCGGCTGCTACAGGGCCTGGTGGGGAAGCGCAG CGAGCAGGACGCAGAGAACAGCATGGCCTGGACCAGGCTCAGCGCGGGTCTGCTCTGCCCGTCAGGGTCCAACATGCCCATCCTGCAGGCCTG GATGCCCCTGGACGGGACCTGGTCTCCCTGGCTGCCCCCTGGGCCTATGGTTTCAGAACCAGCTGGCGCTGCTGCAGAAGGAACCTTGCGGCCCAGATGA